The bacterium genome includes a window with the following:
- a CDS encoding tetratricopeptide repeat protein, giving the protein MSMEDMILQTKLQPPQIKGKILHRDRLLHLLNGNLDKKLILICADAGYGKTTLLALCCAKFDKPFVFYSLDASDNDIAVFFNYLVSGIQRYFRDFGQRTKSIILQTRNIEILVGTFINEFGEHSSRSTLSLKGIGIKGEHEFYLILDDYQHLQQNREISNALDYLLRHLPANLHLIISSRSTPPLNLPYYFAKQELFKLEKDQLQFDLKEIQDLLKEVYALKISDPEIGRIEEHSEGWITAIQLILQKISTSGEDKAKDTLNGYIASGEEIFNYFAGEVFENQSQDIQKFLIKTSILEYLNPEICDHTLDIENSDEMLSFLKNEHIFLSYFQESSYQYHPLFKDFLSQKCKKETDEHQINAMHLRAGDYFLKTGNYESAIRHYKDINEYRKVAQIVEKIGEDVIEKGKYDTVKNWLSMLPDTLIEKQPNLLFIKGEIARWQGRLDVADAIYLKAGRFFRRKKDKKGLATSLYGRCLISLNRGKHSLGLRAARSAYKLISGSHLNKLKTRILNLTGIFYEYTGNYENGITSFNQALRLVAGTDDLRLEMTLMNNLGSLYDLIGDFSKALELYGKAIKIYQYRKIQGVCTSYRNVASIMVEMGDYKKAESYLQEAYKLAHDFNDEKELLSVKLIQAELLSQLNKKSRAIELRREALELCQKMAQDNLCFEILTALADDYRSIKNYLKAEECLSELSVSIPTREKDIAYANFLVSKGLVARDTKRIRSAIRAINEALKIYIKFKAQYETIQAYFYLADCFLRSKNIKKFKENFSSVLILACEKKYDRFIVDQSESSHLLSFALEKQVGPMDYVKKLYDQLKQPQEELIKLPSEAREADLAALLFGKFDLFHKGNAVQEKNWRTRSLQAIFIFFLINQSKKFTKDELFDKFWPKLGPRSASMNLRSALYHIRATIAEMSGIPPLKVIIFKDQKYFLNQEFKIWIDAVEFDERIKEAKVLESQGKSEESISQYTKAINRYRAPFLEEFYEDWIEELRRYHQEGHLRALSAIALKNFEHKDYAGAIDISQKILSINPFLENIHLLLIKCFSALKNKNAVVSQYKKLKTLLREELELTPSQEIELEYRRLLS; this is encoded by the coding sequence TGCGGTATTCTTTAATTATCTGGTCAGCGGCATTCAGAGGTATTTTCGGGATTTTGGACAGAGGACAAAAAGCATCATTCTCCAGACCAGAAACATCGAGATCTTAGTGGGCACATTCATTAATGAATTTGGGGAACATTCCTCCCGCTCTACCCTCTCCCTAAAGGGAATAGGAATAAAGGGAGAGCATGAGTTTTATCTTATCCTTGACGACTATCAGCATTTGCAGCAGAACCGAGAAATTAGCAATGCCCTGGATTATTTATTGCGCCATCTGCCCGCAAATCTGCATTTGATCATTTCATCCCGTTCTACCCCGCCTTTGAACCTGCCGTATTATTTTGCCAAGCAGGAACTATTTAAACTCGAAAAAGACCAACTGCAATTCGATCTTAAAGAAATCCAGGACCTCTTGAAAGAGGTTTATGCACTAAAGATTTCTGATCCCGAGATTGGGCGCATTGAAGAGCATTCTGAGGGTTGGATAACCGCAATTCAGTTGATTTTGCAGAAAATCAGTACTTCTGGCGAAGATAAAGCGAAAGATACCCTGAATGGCTATATCGCATCCGGCGAAGAGATCTTCAACTACTTTGCCGGAGAGGTTTTTGAGAACCAGTCGCAAGACATCCAAAAATTCTTAATTAAAACTTCAATCCTGGAATACCTGAATCCGGAAATATGTGATCATACTTTGGATATAGAGAACTCGGATGAAATGCTATCCTTTTTAAAAAACGAGCATATTTTTCTATCGTATTTTCAAGAAAGCAGTTATCAATATCACCCGCTTTTCAAAGATTTTCTTAGCCAAAAATGCAAAAAAGAAACTGATGAGCATCAAATCAATGCAATGCATTTACGCGCTGGTGATTATTTCTTGAAAACCGGAAATTACGAGTCTGCGATCAGACACTATAAAGATATTAATGAATACCGCAAGGTAGCGCAGATTGTAGAGAAAATCGGCGAGGATGTAATCGAAAAAGGCAAATATGATACTGTGAAAAATTGGCTTTCAATGCTGCCCGATACGCTGATCGAAAAACAACCCAACCTGCTTTTTATTAAAGGCGAGATAGCGCGGTGGCAAGGTCGTTTGGACGTGGCTGATGCTATTTACCTTAAGGCTGGTAGATTTTTTAGACGCAAAAAGGACAAAAAAGGATTGGCAACATCGCTCTATGGCAGGTGTTTGATCAGTTTAAATCGAGGCAAACACAGTCTGGGTTTGCGAGCCGCGAGATCTGCATACAAATTGATCTCCGGTTCTCATTTGAATAAGTTAAAAACCAGGATCCTCAATCTCACAGGTATCTTCTACGAATATACAGGTAACTACGAAAATGGAATAACCAGCTTTAATCAGGCATTAAGGCTGGTCGCAGGAACCGACGACCTGAGACTTGAAATGACATTAATGAATAACCTGGGTTCACTCTATGACCTCATTGGAGATTTCTCGAAGGCGCTTGAACTGTACGGCAAGGCGATAAAAATCTATCAGTATCGTAAAATACAGGGTGTATGTACATCCTATCGAAATGTGGCGAGCATTATGGTGGAGATGGGCGATTACAAAAAGGCCGAGAGTTATTTACAGGAAGCGTATAAACTGGCACATGACTTCAATGATGAGAAAGAACTGCTCAGCGTCAAATTGATCCAAGCAGAATTGTTATCTCAATTAAATAAAAAAAGCAGAGCAATTGAACTCCGCCGTGAAGCCCTGGAATTATGCCAAAAAATGGCGCAAGATAATCTGTGTTTCGAGATCTTGACCGCCCTTGCCGACGATTACCGCTCGATAAAAAATTATCTTAAAGCAGAAGAGTGTCTGAGTGAACTATCCGTAAGCATCCCGACACGAGAAAAAGACATCGCCTATGCCAACTTCCTGGTCTCAAAAGGACTTGTTGCAAGGGATACGAAAAGGATCCGTTCTGCGATCCGTGCCATTAATGAAGCCCTGAAGATTTACATTAAATTCAAAGCTCAGTATGAAACAATACAGGCATATTTTTATCTTGCCGACTGCTTTTTAAGATCGAAAAATATTAAGAAATTCAAAGAAAATTTTAGCAGCGTCCTGATCTTAGCGTGTGAAAAAAAGTATGATAGATTTATTGTAGATCAGTCGGAAAGCTCACATCTTTTATCATTTGCTTTGGAGAAGCAGGTTGGACCCATGGATTATGTAAAAAAACTCTACGATCAGTTAAAACAGCCGCAAGAAGAACTTATCAAACTGCCCTCAGAAGCAAGGGAGGCCGACTTAGCCGCCTTGCTCTTTGGAAAATTCGATCTATTTCACAAAGGGAACGCTGTTCAGGAAAAAAACTGGCGAACAAGATCACTGCAGGCAATATTTATTTTTTTCCTGATAAACCAGTCCAAAAAATTCACCAAAGACGAATTATTCGATAAGTTTTGGCCTAAACTCGGTCCCCGAAGCGCATCAATGAACCTCCGTTCAGCCTTATATCACATTCGTGCAACCATAGCCGAGATGTCGGGAATACCGCCTTTGAAAGTTATTATCTTTAAGGATCAAAAATATTTTTTAAACCAGGAATTCAAGATCTGGATCGATGCGGTGGAATTTGATGAAAGAATAAAAGAAGCAAAAGTCTTGGAATCTCAGGGAAAAAGTGAAGAGTCGATCTCACAGTATACGAAAGCGATAAATCGCTACCGGGCGCCGTTTCTTGAAGAATTCTATGAAGATTGGATCGAAGAACTAAGGAGATACCATCAAGAAGGCCATTTAAGAGCATTGTCAGCGATCGCCTTGAAAAATTTCGAGCACAAGGATTATGCCGGGGCTATCGACATATCTCAGAAGATCTTGAGCATCAATCCGTTCCTTGAAAACATACATCTGCTGTTGATAAAATGTTTTAGCGCATTAAAGAATAAAAATGCAGTTGTCTCGCAATACAAGAAGCTGAAGACATTGCTCAGAGAAGAATTGGAATTAACACCGTCACAGGAAATCGAGTTGGAATACCGCCGGTTACTTTCCTGA